A genome region from Gadus chalcogrammus isolate NIFS_2021 chromosome 5, NIFS_Gcha_1.0, whole genome shotgun sequence includes the following:
- the LOC130382917 gene encoding nanos homolog 1-like: MDLLDHGLFGARSPYNYTFNFWNDYLGLSTIVAKNKLHPPSLSANSITESLKATLGLDDSPLCACVTGHGGGGDAQADSCCCRCCCSGAPSGSSPPPLSIFDLKERLSLLRPYGHLLSPGDAPPQAEEREATYRGSFGAMDLHMGLALDRRRNKQQPHVHSGSGGGGRSGKPEPKVCVFCRNNGAPEEVYGSHILKTADGRVLCPILRAYTCPLCSANGDHAHTIKYCPLSRDHPSQRAAKGARTVHHKRLAIF, encoded by the coding sequence ATGGACCTGTTGGACCACGGCCTGTTCGGCGCGCGCTCGCCCTACAACTACACCTTCAACTTCTGGAATGACTACCTGGGCCTGTCCACCATCGTGGCGAAGAACAAGCTCCACCCGCCTTCCCTGAGCGCCAACTCCATCACTGAGTCCCTGAAGGCCACGCTGGGTCTGGACGACTCGCCGCTCTGCGCGTGCGTAACCGGGCACGGTGGCGGAGGAGACGCGCAAGCGGACagttgctgctgccgctgctgctgctccggtGCACCGTCCGGCTccagccctccacctctctccatctTCGACCTAAAGGAGCGCCTTTCGCTGCTCCGGCCCTACGGACACCTCCTCTCCCCGGGCGACGCCCCCCCGCAGGCGGAGGAGCGCGAGGCGACGTACAGAGGGAGCTTTGGTGCCATGGATCTCCACATGGGGCTCGCGTTGGACCGCCGGCGCAACAAGCAGCAGCCGCACGTGCACAGCggaagcggcggcggcggcaggagCGGCAAGCCCGAGCCCAAGGTGTGCGTGTTCTGCCGTAACAACGGCGCGCCGGAGGAGGTGTACGGCTCTCACATCCTGAAGACTGCGGACGGCAGGGTTCTCTGCCCCATCCTGCGCGCGTACACCTGCCCGCTGTGCAGCGCCAACGGGGACCACGCGCACACCATCAAGTACTGCCCGCTGTCGCGAGACCACCCGAGCCAGCGCGCGGCGAAGGGGGCGAGAACGGTCCATCACAAGAGGCTCGCGATATTCTAG
- the si:dkey-33c12.3 gene encoding alpha-internexin: MTYDPYSSYRRPWDVFRGPPAALKPAMPSCLYGTSSPRPPPSAAAAAAGPRRLQRPAVSYPSSWASASCWGPAGGASDRLDLAQASSQNTELLGVRSQEREQLGGLNDRFATYIEKVRRLELQNRALLAQLEALRRRQAEPSRLHALYEGEARGLRAAVDGESCEKARAEEVREHLRGVLEELRERCEAESQRRLEAEEELGRAREEAGRAALAGADAEASLATLADELGFLKKVFGEEHAELTAQVQQQQQAAACAGVEAEVSRPDLSSALRDIRGQYERLAARNRQGAEDWYRGKFASVAEAASRNGEAVHAIREETLEYRRMLQTRSAEVEGLRAVVDSLTRQTQELEETQEGEVEKCQIRIGELETDISDAKQEMSRYLREYQDLLNVKMALDIEITAYRKLLEGEEFRLAYPAPPGLM; encoded by the exons ATGACCTACGACCCCTACTCCTCCTACCGTCGGCCCTGGGACGTCTTCCGAGGACCCCCGGCCGCCCTCAAGCCCGCCATGCCGTCCTGCCTCTACGGCACCTCTtccccccgcccgcctccctccgccgccgccgccgccgcgggacCCCGGAGGCTCCAGAGGCCGGCCGTCTCCTAcccttcctcctgggcctccgCCTCCTGCTGGGGCCCGGCCGGCGGGGCCTCGGACCGGCTGGACCTGGCCCAGGCCAGCTCCCAGAACACGGAGCTGCTGGGCGTGCGCTCCCAGGAGCGGGAGCAGCTGGGCGGCCTCAACGACCGCTTCGCCACCTACATCGAGAAGGTGCGGCGGCTGGAGCTGCAGAACCGCGCGCTCCTGGCCCAGCTGGAGGCCCTGCGGCGGCGGCAGGCCGAGCCGTCGCGCCTGCACGCCCTCTACGAGGGGGAGGCCCGGGGCCTGCGCGCCGCCGTCGACGGCGAGAGCTGCGAGAAGGCGCGGGCCGAGGAGGTGCGCGAGCACCTGCGCGGCgtcctggaggagctgagggagcGCTGCGAGGCGGAGAGCCAGCGGCggctggaggcggaggaggagctgggccgGGCGCGCGAGGAGGCCGGGCGGGCGGCGCTGGCCGGCGCCGACGCCGAGGCGTCCCTGGCCACGCTGGCCGACGAGCTGGGCTTCCTGAAGAAGGTGTTCGGCGAGGAGCACGCCGAGCTGACGGCgcaggtgcagcagcagcagcaggcggcgGCGTGCGCGGGCGTGGAGGCGGAGGTGAGCCGGCCCGACCTGTCGTCCGCCCTGCGGGACATCCGGGGGCAGTACGAGCGGCTGGCGGCCCGGAACCGGCAGGGCGCCGAGGACTGGTACCGCGGCAAGTTCGCCAGCGTGGCGGAGGCGGCGAGCCGGAACGGGGAGGCGGTGCACGCCATCCGCGAGGAGACGCTGGAGTACCGCCGCATGCTGCAGACGCGCTCGGCCGAGGTGGAGGGCCTGCGCGCCGTGGTGGACTCCCTCACGCGGCAGAcgcaggagctggaggagacgcaggaaggggaggtggagaagtgTCAG ataaGGATCGGCGAGCTGGAGACGGACATCTCGGACGCCAAGCAGGAGATGTCTCGCTACCTGAGGGAGTACCAGGACCTGCTCAACGTCAAGATGGCGCTGGACATCGAGATCACGGCCTACCG GAAACtcttggagggggaggagtttcGGCTGGCCTATCCGGCGCCTCCGGGCCTGATGTAA
- the mrps26 gene encoding 28S ribosomal protein S26, mitochondrial, with product MFKVIGGRALPAARLLAPRCGVWVESVRGRKSRNDPPAKSKEGRIKLPPPVDPVEMVVMKERFTEYNLIMRALRLEFKEEVLRKKYEEETGSLAEERARQDAEEHKILMEWNDAENRRMLKIRQLRVQKETAEADQRKLDVILKRDHEKQAFIQQKEQEILQLQEDAKNFITLENLDQRIEEALDRPRNYNYAIDREGRVVKRTVLD from the exons ATGTTCAAAGTGATCGGGGGAAGAGCCCTCCCCGCGGCCCGGCTGCTCGCCCCCCGCTGCGGCGTGTGGGTCGAGTCGGTCCGGGGTAGGAAGTCCCGCAACGACCCGCCGGCCAAGTCCAAAGAGGGGCGCATCAAGCTGCCGCCCCCCGTGGACCCGGTGGAGATGGTGGTCATGAAGGAGAGGTTCACGGAGTACAACCTGATCATGAGGGCGCTTCG actggAGTTCAAGGAGGAGGTGCTGCGTAAGAAGTACGAGGAGGAGACGGGCTCCCTGGCGGAGGAGAGAGCCAGACAGGACGCGGAGGAGCACAAGATCCTGATGGAGTGGAACGACGCAGAGAACCGCCGCATGCTGAAGatcag ACAACTGCGCGTGCAGAAGGAGACGGCGGAGGCAGACCAGAGGAAACTGGACGTGATCCTCAAGCGGGACCATGAGAAGCAGGCGTTCATCcagcagaaggagcaggagatccTGCAGCTACAG GAGGACGCCAAGAACTTCATCACCCTGGAGAACCTTGACCAGCGCATCGAGGAGGCCCTGGACAGACCCCGCAACTACAACTACGCCATCGACCGCGAGGGCCGGGTTGTCAAACGAACCGTCCTGGACTAG